ACATCGCGGCTCCGCTGCTGCGTCTCCTCCGgcgggatgctgctgctgtggaggcagAACAGCTGATGTCAAAGCAGAGAGGGGCGCAGAGCGCAGCGGGGTGAACGAGGCACCGCGCAATGCGGCATGGGATTGTAGTTTTTAGAGCCTGCCCGGAAATGACACCGGCTTTCACTGAGCATGCGCGTTACATGCTGTAGCaatgttggaactaaatgctgtagcctggagcacacagtctgaccaatcacctgtctggagactgagatcggttgattaaatgagtcaggtctggtgtgatgctgcttagttggaacaaaaacctacagccacaccggccctttgtggaatgagtttgacatccctgttctaaagtctaactggtgtgttttcaaatgttttgtctttagtttgattcttcttaaatgtttagttttgcactttctcaccttttattcttttctaatgtctgatttgattttgaaatgttctgtctttttaatgtttaattatttttctttcaaatgttttatcagcttttCTAAGTTCTATAAGTTTGAAaattttctttcccaatgtttaatctTTTGATTAAATCTTTTGTCTTTAggggttttctttttaaatgctttatcttcttttaatgtttttctttttaaatgcttcattgtgtttttattgtttcatttcctatttaatgttttgtcttttctaatatttagttttataattaaatgtttaatgttcTAGTTagatattttgtcttttctaatGTTCAtccaattaaatattttgtcttttttaatgtttttaattgttaaattatgtttgtatgtttaattttctaattaaatgctttgtatttttagtgtttaattatccaaatgttttgtctttaatgtttaatattctttttcattgtttaattttatttttaagttaaatgtttattaattaaatgttttgtctttttaagagtttaataatctaattaaatcttttgtttttaatgtttaatattcttctcatttaattgtatttttaaatgtttaattctctaaaatatttcatctttaatgttgaatatttgaaaaaatgtttaatataatttaattgtatttaatgtttaatttcttattaaatgtttttcctttgatttaattgcttttttaaatgtagtttatttctttaatcttcttttctgtcaagattttaaccccaatcttaaaaatgaaacaaacccttaaatcacaataaaaatacttctgttgtcacaatcatgagttattcagtttatgaattcaactttatttgtttagcacctttcacacagatgacaaaattaaacaaagagaaaagtcTATGAATGAAACTTGAAACacttaacatggtaataaaatgtgttgtgtccaggggatggagggagtttattgaagccttcttgggctcacacagtaaatcatttaaaatagaaacttgatattcagtctcaagaaactgcagagcgacagaaaaaccaacaacatctcctgttttctcctttaatgagtcgactcttcacaacctgctcaaactcttggtacagtacatcaccacacgggtcaagaaggtttccttctcatttctactctgaagctcaccttctcctgctcaaactgctgacaaatgtttctgctgctctaaagtctggtctccagaacttcctacaAACTcccaaagtctcttctgctgcaggttgctttgtagaactgttccagagaacctcactaaaccacatggaggggcctcaagatagtcatccaaatgaaaccgtacaaaaaccaaactagcacaacccaaatgctaaagtctcctgcagcctatcagagaagctctttaaatagagaatcaggacaggaactcatACCTTCTGGATAACCGaccacaaacaagaatacagaatgtgtctgaccaaaacctctaaagacacaactcagctgcactaAACTCACTAATGACTGCACACATTAgtaccatgtgctaactgtggctaaagaaccacatttaccaagacaactatccagtacaaagccctaaaacacaccaagaaacacatcaaagaggattttactgctggaagctgcaagccaacgcctaaagaacaaactaaagcaaaccCAGTTTagtggtgaagagaagcagaggaaatgtttgactgcaatAAAGCAGGacaacactgagctgctcaggtgttcctgataacaccaagcatccacctggacagccaataggaacacagcttactggaagtccagagggctggcttagtgaaggaaatttaggaGGGATACAGCATTCACATACAGTGAATGTCATAGACTCTATGAGCATGCAGTATGTCTTttcactggaagtagtttgcactgttcaaacatacaaacattaCCTTACTACAGGtgtttgtttcaaaagctttatgttgtgaaaaactgagatttggaagtttgtgttttttgtgccttaacttgtcattttgtaaaaatgtttatttttgcagttttttaaattattatttgtaaataccagaatttgcacattattttatatttttgtctgtctgattacatcatttctaaaaaataaatcagacattacaatcaaacacttagtcagtactttcagtacttgagtagacttttcaccaaatacttttttactcttgagtaattttttggatggctactttttacttctgCTTGAgttatattattttgaagtagcGTTACTCTTACTTAAGTACAatttttttggctactctacccacctctaTATATTACATTTGACCTCAAATggacacttttatttatatttagggtccgagcactgacggtgccaaggaccctattgaaaccctagggtttatttattatttattttattttattactgtatgtaaaacagaaagaaaaagcattttaaatatatttgatATTATTTGATTGGCAAACTATTGttgaaacactttttaaaaaaacagactccCTAGTTTGTTTGATTACTGATTGTATCTCATAAAATCTAAGAAAAAAAggttaatttacatgttaactgtttaaaaaacacaattgattttacatttcaccttaaaagcacattttaaaaaaattatatcatatttaaaacagaaagaaatattatttatatttcacatatactttttattatttgattGGCAAACACTTATTTTGCACATTGCCCCTGTTTTGTTACAGATATTAAATAGTAAAAtctcgggggggggggggggggcattaaTTTACAAGGTAACAGGCTGAAATAATGTCTtcatcaaaataatatttttacatATCGTAATTCTTCCTTTTACAACATGTACATTAAAGTAAGTGAATTTTTTCTGTGATCTTAATAGATATAGTCTGTGATTTATCAAAACAagctttgttaaattacagataagtTGCAAAATCACAGGCGTATAAAAAATGTGCGTTTTGCATTGTATAGTTTTTATTCTGATTGCGCTGTTATTACAGATGCTTACTTGTTCTTCCTCAGTACTGCCTGTACTGTTTGTTGTATTGTAACGTTATTCTGTTGCCAATAAaggctgtaaaacacacaaataactaCATTTCCCAGAAGCATGTGTTATGTTAAAGCTGTCTGCACCATGCCTGAATGAAAAAAGTCATcgatgatttttaaaatttaattcctTTCAtgtttcttaatatttttgtaaattagaTTATGTGCGAAATATGGATTTTATCTGtctatattttaaataaaattactaaattgaaatgtgtttttatttatttttgctccgGAGTTTCAGGCGCTCGGTCACAAGGCCCATCATGCGGAAGTCCCGGGATTCTGATTAACTTGAGGGCAAAACTACTGGATTAGGTTATTTCTGGATTTAGCTGCTCAAAGGAAATAGTTTTATTCACAAAGAAGCAACTGAGCTACAGTTACCAGCACGATGTCGTCGGAGGAGTTCGAGAAGCTTCATGAAATCTACAAATCTCTGTACGAGGAGCTGAAGCTGATGCCGGACAGAGCTCTGAAAGTCTACGGAGGTAaacagctgctgttgttgttagccagctaacattagcttcaCCATAACTGACGCTTGACAAGAAATTATGTGCTGTGAAACTAAAATATTCGCTGTCACACCtgcagaggagaggaagaggctgGTGAGGAGCTTCGATGAGAGACAAGGGGAGGCTGAAGAAGTGGTGAGCTGCTCTCTACTTTATGTGTTTGTGAAGCTACAGCTGGCTTAAATCTACTTAAACCACGGGTGAAGTTTGCTGACTTGTTAACGTGTGAATCTCTTAAATTAATTCTAAACGATACATCTCAGTGATATAAATATGAGGCCTGTTTCACCCACAAACATCTTGTTTCCTCTGTCAACCACACCTGGCTGATTGAGGAAACACACTTAAGCTAGCAGGTGATAGTTAGAAATTGAAAGTGTCATGCTGTAAAAATCCATTGTTATTGTGCTTTATGGTTGTTTCAAAGTTTGAGGTGTAAAATAAAGCTGCTAAAATATAAAGACATTTATTTATGCTATTCCTCCCACAACTAGTTATTCTCCTAGCTTTACACAAAAGTACTATTTCCAACCAGGTTCACAACTAGCTAAACAATAGTCAACCAGCTTAAAGTGTGATTTACAGCTCCGACTGACAGATGCAGGAGTGCTCTCTAAGATCTACACTTTCATACTAAATGGCATGCAAGAACACTATATAGTATGTAAGAATGAGTTCTATTTTTTAACTACACATTAATGTAAACCACATCTTAATATTCCGTATTGAGTTAGAGATCATTCTATGTATTTTATACACTTTAACAGATGAAACTTTGAAGAATGCACTGTATTTTATCCACtggtcatgtgtgtgtttgttaagcATCAAGGTAGTTCTAACAGTCAAAGAATTGTAGGGAAGTTAAAAGGAAAATTTCCCTCTACAATGCAGTAGATGTAGAAAGTTATTTTCCACCACTAACTTTCAAGCAAGGGACAGCTAGACAGATGACTGACCCATTTTCCCTTTGAAATAAAGTCTGTAAAGTGCCTAAATTTCTTGTCGGCTCAAGACAGATCTTATCCTTCTCTTGTGTTACGTAATACAATTTTCTTATCTGTCTCCAGCTCCAAGGAATGGAAGAGGAGCTGCGTGCCGCCCCTCCGTCCTACCGAAACGCTATGAGCACAAAGCTTCGTCTGTACCACCGAGATCTGGGGAAGCTGCAGAGGGACATGAAGAACTCTGCACCTGGGTTTGGATTCCCATCGCAGCCGGTGCAAGGAAGTCATCACGGCATCTATTCATCACAGAATCAGCAAAGTGTGAGTGTAGACTGTCAGAGCAAAACGTCATCTCAATACCAGAGGAACTACCACAACCCGAATCCTTAATTAATTCTGTTACTGTGATCATATTGTATCATAAGTATGTTGAAATGCAGCTGTAAGGTGTGAATACTGTCTTTTTAGATCTAAAAATCACGAATGATTGTACAATATGAGGACATGTCAAGACAGTTACAGTGCATCTGAAAGAGTAGTTAagatttaaaagcagaaatattGGAACTATTTAAAATATCAGTGGAAAATGATGGCTTTGGtgttttgtatatatatttttgtatattaaccctcctgttgtctttatttacgggcaccaaaaaatataatttccttgtctgtaaaaaaatctaaaaattcaacaagtttctgaaaattttcaaaaccttcaggaagaaaattccaataattccttaaaagttttatttaaaaaagtggtaaaaaaaaatcttacatattttcaaaaaatgagtaaaaatcttccaaaaaaatcctaaaaatatctaaagtgattacatgtatatatcAGTGGAACTTATAGTATTTTCTTGAAgatcattcacaaaaaatccaccaaaatccagcgaaatttccccaaaaatgttgaaaatgtggacatcagaagttacactgtgaaaatacattttctttaatcacattttcaaactttaaaacgggtcagtttgacccgcaggacgacacgagggttaagagtTGGTGAAACATATTCAATAAACACAtaagtgtattttttgtcatgtaaatGTTGTTTCTGTTATTATTATCCTATTTCTATTAACCCAAAATTTGCCCGTATTTGCCCTCCTGTGCAGACACACCTCCAGTCCCAGAGAGCTTTGCTCCTCCAGGGCACAGACGCTCTGAACAACGCCAGCCAGAGTATCGAACGAAGTCAGCGAATCGCCACCGAGACGGAGCAGATCGGTACAGATATCATCGAGGAGCtgggagaacagagagaacagcTGGACCGAACCAGAGACAGAGTGAGCTGTGAATTCTCATGACACTTACCTTCATGTGGGAAGAAGTTTTGATCAGCTGTTTCTCTTGTTTTATGGGATCTTTAATGATGCAGCATTTGATTAACTAGATGGTGCAGCTTTGCTCTGGgataaaacagttttattaaGTCAGTGTGGGGAGAAGCTGATGAGTCTGTTAAATCTCTTGTTTCTTTTGGCTTTTTGTCTGTGTAGTTGGTAAATACCGGAGAGAACCTCAGTCGAAGTCGAAAAATTCTACGTGCCATGTCACGGCGGTGAGTGCCTCCCTGAGGAGATTTTATTTGACTTTCTTATCAATGAGCTAAATGATTGGATgtgaaatgttcattttttgagTTTGATGTCGTTCCTCTTGCTCAGTGCATTTATTCCCACAGATTTCTTTGTTGTTATCGTTTGTGTGCAGTGATGTGGTGTATTTCTTGCACAATTAATCAAACAGTAATCACGATTTTTACCTCCCAAAGTTAAAATAACATCATTACTTTCAGTATTGatgtaacaaaaaaatcatccaatCATGGAAAACAGCCAGTGCAGATCAAATGACTTTGTTTCAACTTTGGTAAATGTGACGTTAGAACGCCTTATTTTACtcgagactagaagcttctcctGCACAACCGCCTTGCTAGCGTCTTCTATAGTCTgaatgtgaggcgtttagggaacttTGACAATTATAGTGCCTGTCAATAAGCAGtatcaagttttattttattttgcctgTAAGAGATGCTCTGAATTTTTGAGAAGGATATGTTATTTACATTAGCAGGAATGTAGTACGACACTGAAGTGAAATCAGAGCTCTGTTTATTTGAATGTGTACGTGCGATGAAATTATACTATAAGTGTGATCTCAATATAGATCAAAATAATTATTACATCAGCCATAATCATTTAGCCCTTGTAATGATTAATTTGTACCTTATTGTTGTaatgtgaagcactttggactgtactgtatgttttctctttattattattattatcatcattatcaatgaatgaatgttttttttcggGTGCAATATTACAGTacaataatttcattttatgcATTCAGCTAACAAAAAATTATACGttcttttaaagttatttttttggccttttcggCTTTTATTTGATAGTcacagtgatgatgatgatagggTACATGGGTCGCACGCTTAACCCGTGGAGCTATATGGGCgcccataaaaaataaaattatacatTCTTAAaacaactattttttttctcataaaaaagaaaaatgaaaaaaaagaaaaactttaacAAGCTctgtaactgaaaaaaaatggctaATTACTGAATTTCTGACAGAAgataatgaaaaatgacaatatttttacaaaattttagtggtttaatctgtaaaat
This is a stretch of genomic DNA from Acanthochromis polyacanthus isolate Apoly-LR-REF ecotype Palm Island chromosome 1, KAUST_Apoly_ChrSc, whole genome shotgun sequence. It encodes these proteins:
- the vti1b gene encoding vesicle transport through interaction with t-SNAREs homolog 1B → MSSEEFEKLHEIYKSLYEELKLMPDRALKVYGEERKRLVRSFDERQGEAEEVLQGMEEELRAAPPSYRNAMSTKLRLYHRDLGKLQRDMKNSAPGFGFPSQPVQGSHHGIYSSQNQQSTHLQSQRALLLQGTDALNNASQSIERSQRIATETEQIGTDIIEELGEQREQLDRTRDRLVNTGENLSRSRKILRAMSRRLVTNKLLLAIIILMELAILGAVVYLKFFQHK